In Rhizobium sp. ARZ01, a genomic segment contains:
- a CDS encoding glycosyltransferase family 4 protein: MNEQLRVLVVSHAHPTVSLGGAEIASHNLHRGLNELPNVESVYLARVGHPVPRHAASALMSLRLADDEVLFHTDDYDHFFLSNGDTQAISRDLLRLARDLRPHVVHFHHVLGLGLEALYALREALPHAAMLVTFHEYLSICHNHGQMVKRPSGQLCETASPTACHGCFPDIPVSRFLKRELLARGMLGLADAFVSPSQFLADRYAKWGIEEQKLSVIENGIAVEAAAPARELQGSKPRRNRFAYFGQMTPFKGVDVLIDAVARIPKEIWGEDSCLMIFGGNLERQPIEFQERMKKLIADAGRRVRFYGAYQNADMPRLMRSVDWVVLPSVWWENSPVVIQEALLHGRPMICSDIGGMAEKVRDGKDGLHFRAGSSQDLADRIVEVLGDTRSWDRLRASMRRPSDHVGCAREHVTLYRRLLRQKLDAAMAESPVLLSHSL, encoded by the coding sequence ATGAACGAACAGCTTCGCGTCCTCGTCGTGTCGCATGCGCACCCAACCGTCTCGCTCGGCGGAGCGGAAATCGCATCGCACAACCTCCATCGCGGCCTGAATGAATTGCCGAACGTGGAATCGGTCTATCTGGCCCGCGTCGGCCATCCCGTGCCGCGACATGCCGCGTCCGCGCTGATGAGCCTTCGCCTAGCCGATGACGAGGTGCTGTTCCACACGGATGACTACGACCACTTTTTCCTGTCCAACGGAGACACGCAGGCGATAAGCCGGGACCTGTTGCGCCTTGCTCGCGATCTCAGGCCTCATGTGGTGCATTTCCATCATGTACTCGGCCTCGGACTCGAAGCGCTTTATGCGCTCAGAGAGGCGTTGCCGCACGCGGCCATGCTCGTCACGTTCCACGAATACCTGTCGATCTGCCACAATCACGGGCAGATGGTGAAGCGGCCCTCCGGCCAACTCTGCGAGACCGCCTCGCCCACCGCCTGCCACGGCTGCTTTCCCGACATCCCGGTCTCGCGCTTCTTGAAGCGGGAGTTACTGGCGCGCGGAATGCTAGGCCTGGCCGATGCTTTCGTTTCCCCCAGCCAGTTTCTGGCGGACCGCTACGCCAAATGGGGCATCGAAGAGCAGAAGCTCAGCGTGATCGAAAACGGGATCGCCGTAGAAGCTGCTGCGCCCGCACGAGAGTTGCAAGGCAGTAAGCCGCGCCGCAACCGCTTTGCCTATTTCGGCCAGATGACGCCGTTCAAGGGCGTCGACGTCCTCATCGACGCCGTTGCGCGCATCCCGAAAGAGATTTGGGGCGAAGATTCCTGCTTGATGATCTTCGGCGGCAATCTCGAGCGGCAACCGATCGAGTTCCAGGAACGGATGAAGAAGCTTATCGCTGACGCCGGCCGCCGCGTCCGCTTCTACGGCGCATACCAGAATGCGGACATGCCACGACTGATGCGCTCGGTCGACTGGGTGGTCCTGCCGTCCGTCTGGTGGGAAAACTCGCCCGTCGTGATCCAGGAGGCGCTGCTCCATGGCAGGCCAATGATCTGCTCCGACATCGGCGGAATGGCCGAGAAAGTGCGCGACGGAAAGGACGGCCTGCACTTTCGCGCGGGCAGCAGCCAGGACTTGGCGGACCGTATCGTTGAGGTCTTGGGCGATACCCGGTCCTGGGATCGGCTGCGCGCGTCCATGCGACGCCCCAGCGACCATGTTGGCTGCGCGCGCGAACACGTCACGCTCTATCGCAGGCTGCTGCGCCAGAAGCTCGATGCCGCCATGGCGGAGAGCCCTGTGCTTCTCTCACACTCGCTTTAA
- a CDS encoding glycosyltransferase family 2 protein: protein MTFDESRDATGEFRNAKIFRLGSELAVLIWDLPPSLPAATRCVLSMDQQPVPLVSMMLPLGDGRQRLFWAMRPRKRPENVDISTDDGCVIETIVMQPARTLKPLDVEALFAGLAPEARIKFVTNILTVWRSAFRISNDHLFSMVVEDALHALVPEPRAASIVCQVAQGRHLIETAINPELGDITAIYAVGAASIARMSVSLVLGRNAKQGPQSCHFIAESPSPSPPILIVLLSKNGIAIRQLLNDKPRYPNLQSWWDKNRDALELRELIVRRLATLPEGGTSTAIDLQVRAPLAARRITKSAMHPSGEVDLALALQDGLLAGGWFHSPSSMLAGIDYVKEDGTAVPLDANTYEFPAWAQGKDESTKTDVTGFVAWVPLTESLGPLLQPRFQMRLSSGAVRSLLPKPQPFEPTAQRNHILRAVPPQHAVDDAFRTILAPALQDVERRLGRTIEVSSTKDYDLPKSAPLVSIVVPLYRVLDFLRFQLSGMATDPWLAENAEIIYVLDSPEIQDETEHLLGGLHLLHGLPMKFVVMNRNGGYARACNAGARFARGTVLVMLNSDVVPCAPGWLQVLSRPLLESRTLGAIGPKLIFEDGSLQHAGLYFGRDKRGIWLNHHFHKGMPGDYSPAQHARNVPGVTGACLVTRRDTYERVGGYTEDYVIGDYEDSDLCLKIRRLGLQIGYEPAACLYHFERRSIRRSQDYMRGVASQYNSWLHTQRWDDDISDLMANQFARDPDQPAVAGGKIRERNAA from the coding sequence GTGACGTTCGACGAATCGAGAGACGCCACTGGCGAGTTCAGGAATGCAAAGATCTTTCGGCTTGGCTCGGAGCTGGCCGTCCTGATCTGGGATCTTCCCCCTTCCCTGCCCGCCGCCACACGGTGCGTGTTGTCCATGGATCAGCAGCCGGTACCGCTCGTCAGCATGATGCTTCCGCTCGGTGACGGACGGCAGCGCCTGTTCTGGGCCATGAGGCCTCGCAAGCGGCCGGAAAATGTGGACATCTCCACGGACGACGGCTGTGTCATCGAAACCATCGTGATGCAGCCGGCGCGCACACTGAAACCGCTCGACGTGGAGGCCCTGTTCGCGGGTCTTGCGCCCGAGGCCCGCATCAAGTTCGTGACCAACATTCTGACGGTGTGGCGAAGCGCCTTTCGGATATCCAACGACCACCTTTTCAGCATGGTGGTCGAAGACGCACTTCACGCCCTCGTACCCGAACCGCGGGCCGCCAGCATCGTGTGCCAGGTTGCCCAAGGGCGCCATCTGATCGAGACGGCCATCAATCCGGAACTGGGCGACATCACCGCCATCTATGCTGTCGGCGCAGCCTCGATCGCGCGCATGTCGGTGAGCCTTGTGCTTGGGCGGAATGCCAAACAAGGCCCGCAGTCATGCCACTTCATCGCGGAGTCGCCGTCCCCTTCTCCTCCTATTCTCATCGTCCTCCTCAGCAAGAATGGTATCGCCATCCGGCAGCTTTTGAACGACAAGCCGCGCTATCCGAACCTGCAGAGTTGGTGGGACAAGAATCGAGACGCGCTTGAACTGCGCGAACTGATTGTACGTCGGCTCGCCACCTTGCCTGAGGGCGGCACGTCTACGGCAATTGACCTCCAAGTTCGCGCACCCTTGGCTGCACGCCGGATCACCAAGTCGGCGATGCACCCGTCCGGGGAGGTCGATCTCGCTCTGGCGCTCCAGGATGGCCTGCTCGCCGGCGGCTGGTTTCATTCACCCTCATCCATGCTCGCCGGCATCGACTACGTGAAGGAGGACGGCACGGCCGTACCGCTTGACGCAAACACCTACGAGTTTCCGGCATGGGCGCAAGGGAAGGATGAGAGCACCAAGACCGATGTGACCGGGTTCGTTGCCTGGGTTCCGCTGACGGAATCCCTCGGCCCGCTTCTGCAGCCCCGGTTCCAGATGCGCCTTTCCTCCGGCGCGGTAAGGTCGTTGCTTCCGAAGCCACAGCCCTTCGAACCCACTGCGCAACGAAACCACATCCTGCGCGCTGTGCCGCCACAACATGCGGTCGATGATGCCTTCCGCACCATCCTTGCTCCCGCCCTGCAGGACGTGGAGCGACGGTTGGGCAGGACCATAGAGGTCAGCTCAACGAAGGACTACGATCTGCCCAAGAGCGCGCCGCTCGTTTCCATCGTCGTGCCCCTCTACCGGGTCCTGGACTTCCTGCGTTTCCAGTTGTCCGGGATGGCCACCGATCCCTGGCTCGCCGAAAATGCGGAGATCATCTACGTCCTGGATTCACCGGAAATTCAGGACGAGACGGAACATCTGCTCGGTGGCTTGCATCTACTGCACGGGCTGCCGATGAAATTCGTCGTGATGAACCGCAACGGAGGCTATGCGCGTGCGTGCAATGCCGGAGCGCGTTTTGCACGCGGAACGGTCCTTGTGATGCTCAATTCGGACGTCGTGCCCTGCGCGCCCGGCTGGCTTCAAGTGCTGTCACGGCCACTGCTGGAAAGCAGGACGCTCGGAGCCATCGGCCCAAAGCTGATCTTCGAAGACGGATCGCTGCAGCATGCCGGGCTCTACTTCGGCCGCGACAAGCGCGGGATCTGGCTGAATCACCACTTTCACAAGGGCATGCCTGGCGACTATTCACCGGCGCAACATGCCCGCAACGTTCCTGGTGTCACCGGCGCCTGCCTCGTGACCCGAAGGGACACCTACGAGCGCGTCGGTGGATACACCGAGGACTACGTGATCGGCGACTACGAGGACAGCGACCTGTGCCTCAAGATCCGGCGACTCGGGCTCCAGATCGGTTATGAGCCGGCGGCATGCCTGTACCACTTCGAGCGTCGCTCGATCCGCCGTAGTCAGGACTACATGCGCGGCGTCGCAAGCCAGTACAATTCATGGCTGCACACGCAGCGATGGGATGACGACATCTCTGATCTGATGGCGAACCAATTCGCAAGAGACCCGGATCAACCTGCTGTGGCAGGCGGGAAAATCCGGGAAAGGAACGCAGCATGA
- a CDS encoding glycosyltransferase family 4 protein, translating to MSKRILVAAHNHPSLHPGGTEIFAHDLFRAYQRAGHEALFLGATNQIHREARPGTSFQGIGPAGDEVLLWSGHFDRFYMSQIDLYGVVPDIAELLREFRPDVVHLHHLLLLGAEFPHIVRRTLPQCRIVMTLHDYYPICHHDGLMVRTGSKELCYNSSPDRCHACFKDIPLDHFALRERHLKALLSTVDHFVSPSAFLRQRFVQWGLAEDAISVIPNGIPTRSTSARRPMLEGGRPVFGYFGNLNPWKGVTVLLEAARQLLADGLEFELRVHGGAPFQSKDFVEEIDRRFAETAPSVQPRGPYRREDIGDLVAAVDCTIVPSVWWENAPLVIQEAQMQGRPVIASNIGGMAEMIEHGANGLTVPPNDARALAAAMRDILEEPNLLLRFSDNARKPDDIDTTARRYLELIEPARVQAA from the coding sequence ATGAGCAAGCGCATCCTGGTAGCCGCCCACAACCACCCGTCCCTTCATCCGGGCGGCACGGAGATTTTTGCCCACGACCTGTTTCGTGCCTACCAGCGCGCGGGGCACGAGGCGCTGTTTCTCGGTGCCACGAACCAGATCCACCGCGAGGCCAGGCCAGGCACAAGCTTTCAGGGCATCGGCCCGGCCGGGGACGAAGTCCTGCTGTGGTCCGGACACTTCGACCGCTTCTACATGAGCCAGATCGACCTCTATGGCGTGGTGCCGGATATAGCGGAGTTGCTCCGCGAGTTCCGGCCAGACGTGGTCCACCTCCACCACCTGCTGCTGCTTGGCGCCGAGTTCCCGCACATTGTCCGCCGCACCCTGCCCCAGTGCCGGATCGTCATGACGCTGCATGACTACTACCCCATTTGCCATCATGACGGTCTGATGGTGCGCACCGGCAGCAAGGAGCTTTGCTACAACTCCAGCCCGGATCGTTGCCACGCCTGCTTCAAGGATATTCCGCTTGATCACTTTGCCTTGCGCGAACGCCATCTCAAGGCTCTGTTGAGCACTGTCGACCACTTCGTCTCGCCAAGCGCCTTTCTGCGGCAGCGCTTTGTCCAGTGGGGGCTGGCGGAGGATGCGATCAGCGTCATCCCCAATGGCATCCCCACTCGAAGCACCAGCGCGCGTAGGCCGATGCTCGAGGGCGGGCGTCCAGTCTTCGGATACTTCGGTAATCTCAATCCCTGGAAGGGTGTAACCGTGCTGCTCGAGGCCGCGCGCCAGCTTCTGGCCGATGGCCTCGAATTCGAGCTGCGCGTCCATGGCGGCGCGCCCTTCCAAAGCAAGGATTTCGTCGAGGAGATCGATCGCCGCTTCGCCGAGACGGCGCCTTCCGTGCAGCCCCGAGGTCCCTATCGGCGCGAGGATATCGGGGATCTGGTGGCCGCGGTCGACTGCACCATCGTTCCGTCCGTCTGGTGGGAGAACGCGCCGTTGGTCATTCAGGAGGCCCAGATGCAGGGGCGTCCGGTCATCGCCAGCAACATCGGCGGAATGGCCGAAATGATCGAGCACGGCGCCAACGGGCTGACCGTTCCGCCCAACGATGCCCGAGCACTCGCTGCGGCGATGCGTGACATATTGGAAGAGCCGAACTTGCTGCTCCGGTTTTCCGACAACGCTCGCAAGCCCGACGACATCGACACGACTGCCCGCCGCTACCTCGAATTGATCGAGCCGGCACGGGTTCAGGCAGCTTAG
- a CDS encoding UTP--glucose-1-phosphate uridylyltransferase: MHTKVRKAIIPAAGFGTRMLPATKSVPKELLPIVDRPILDYIVAEAFASGIEHVVIVTGRMKGAIEDYFDHAFEIDVCLRNAGKHVLADRMAQYTPGTGSISFVRQQQARGLGHAVWTARQIVGDEPFAVLLPDMLMVDDEPCLKSMMNLHDRHGGNIIAVEKCAPEEAHKFGIVSLKPTGDGPLVTGLVEKPAPGTAPSNLFISGRYILQPEIFDLLENQSPGAGGEVQLTDAMIALMKTQEIRPLEFLGRTFDCGSPAGFVSANLHMAIARADLGACFNVEIETLAAARRAVA; this comes from the coding sequence ATGCATACGAAAGTCCGCAAGGCCATCATCCCCGCCGCCGGCTTTGGAACGAGAATGCTGCCGGCAACCAAGAGCGTTCCCAAGGAATTGCTGCCGATCGTAGACAGGCCAATCCTCGACTACATCGTCGCGGAGGCCTTCGCCTCCGGGATCGAGCATGTCGTCATCGTCACCGGACGCATGAAGGGCGCAATCGAAGACTATTTCGATCACGCCTTTGAGATCGACGTCTGCCTGCGCAATGCCGGCAAGCATGTTCTGGCCGACCGAATGGCGCAGTATACGCCGGGTACGGGCAGCATCTCCTTTGTTCGCCAGCAGCAGGCGCGCGGCCTGGGGCACGCGGTGTGGACGGCGCGCCAGATCGTCGGCGACGAGCCGTTTGCCGTCCTGCTCCCCGACATGCTGATGGTCGACGACGAACCCTGCCTCAAGTCAATGATGAACCTCCATGACCGCCATGGCGGCAACATCATCGCCGTCGAGAAATGCGCGCCCGAGGAGGCCCATAAATTCGGCATCGTATCCCTGAAGCCGACGGGTGATGGGCCGCTGGTGACGGGCCTGGTGGAGAAGCCTGCCCCGGGCACTGCCCCTAGCAACCTGTTCATTTCCGGGCGCTACATCCTGCAGCCCGAGATCTTCGACCTGCTGGAGAACCAGTCACCCGGTGCGGGCGGCGAAGTTCAGCTCACCGATGCCATGATCGCACTCATGAAAACGCAAGAAATCAGGCCGTTGGAGTTCCTCGGCCGCACTTTCGATTGCGGCTCGCCGGCCGGCTTCGTGAGTGCCAACTTGCACATGGCAATTGCCCGCGCCGACCTTGGCGCCTGCTTCAATGTGGAGATCGAAACCCTCGCCGCGGCACGGCGCGCGGTCGCCTGA
- a CDS encoding class I SAM-dependent methyltransferase, with protein sequence MTQAALQQSPAPGRLIDEDRVRWLVESAKDNRFLPQPESTNVFVGDGDFRAIGAEFLGHFIRIGGLREDGRVLDIGCGIGRMAVPLTQYLDPQVGRYDGIDPVEGGIDWCQRTITPAYPNFAFQRLDIAHELYNPNGKISGKALALPFPDRHFNFVIMTSVVTHLPPAEILVYLTEVRRILVPGGRLFMTAFVVDRIAAANENGRRDPRLAFRRYGESPCWFVPNQPPLAAIGFEDGFLDKALGRAGLSLALKSLGHWRGTKAGHHQDFIVAKRRGDVR encoded by the coding sequence ATGACGCAAGCGGCACTCCAGCAGTCCCCTGCACCAGGCCGACTGATCGATGAAGACCGTGTCCGCTGGCTGGTCGAATCCGCTAAGGACAACCGCTTTCTGCCGCAACCGGAATCGACGAACGTCTTCGTGGGAGACGGTGATTTTCGCGCGATCGGAGCTGAGTTTCTCGGCCATTTCATTCGCATCGGCGGACTGCGCGAAGATGGCCGCGTACTCGACATTGGCTGCGGTATCGGCCGGATGGCCGTGCCGCTCACCCAGTATCTCGACCCGCAAGTGGGGCGCTACGACGGCATCGATCCGGTGGAGGGTGGTATCGACTGGTGCCAGCGCACGATCACGCCCGCCTATCCCAACTTCGCCTTCCAGCGATTGGACATCGCGCACGAGCTTTACAATCCGAATGGCAAGATCAGCGGCAAGGCTCTGGCGTTGCCCTTTCCGGATCGTCATTTCAACTTCGTCATCATGACGTCAGTCGTCACCCATCTGCCGCCTGCGGAGATCCTTGTCTATCTCACCGAGGTCCGCAGAATCCTGGTACCGGGCGGCCGGCTGTTCATGACTGCCTTCGTGGTCGACCGCATCGCCGCGGCAAACGAAAACGGGCGGCGCGATCCGCGTCTCGCGTTCCGCCGCTATGGCGAAAGCCCATGCTGGTTCGTTCCCAACCAGCCGCCGCTTGCAGCAATCGGCTTCGAAGACGGCTTTCTGGACAAGGCGCTCGGGCGGGCCGGCCTCTCCCTCGCCCTGAAGTCGCTTGGCCATTGGCGTGGCACGAAGGCGGGCCACCACCAGGACTTCATCGTAGCAAAGCGCCGGGGCGACGTGCGATGA